The following are encoded together in the Candidatus Obscuribacterales bacterium genome:
- a CDS encoding pentapeptide repeat-containing protein, with protein MMTGNRWGDRSRWIGLAVAVALMVGCGWGQRVGPQGCPGCDLSGRDLSDRSFAQADFRQANLQGASLARSHLEQTQFQGANLQQTTLTAADLQGAQFAGADGRGAVWDQAILHQADFGRANLAGASFKAADLSGANLSGAYLRGAYLRGAILQNATLSGADLQQANLRDAVLSLDQRSVDLSGANLRGADLRKANLHQATLRGADLTGANLRDATFTQADLLGATLADTERSQAQFDYAIGLNPDDAQQVQEDWSLGGTPCVFTLERTDIQRRRLEARLDRLRTTRTCSYCDLVGADLSGLDLSHGNLKGADLRAANLRGTDLRDANLSAVNLDPLPVLGADDLCFYAALIPDLTQTNLSRANLADMQASPSLFTESDLTGAIAPPDFLAQVERDRNLVRLRSTGQCPGCDLQGVDFTVQSLSLAGANLRGANLSYAIVYREYSSTQRSWPDAVDLRGADLREANLTGAQLSPESGLDGAILCRTTLPDGSSSDRDCP; from the coding sequence ATGATGACAGGGAATCGATGGGGCGATCGCTCTCGATGGATAGGGCTGGCGGTAGCCGTCGCTCTGATGGTGGGCTGTGGCTGGGGGCAGAGGGTCGGCCCTCAGGGATGTCCGGGTTGCGACTTGTCTGGCAGGGATTTGAGCGATCGCTCGTTTGCTCAGGCAGACTTTCGCCAAGCGAATCTGCAAGGGGCTAGCTTGGCGCGATCGCACCTAGAGCAGACCCAGTTTCAAGGAGCCAATCTCCAACAGACTACCTTGACGGCGGCTGATCTCCAGGGAGCCCAGTTTGCCGGTGCCGATGGCCGCGGTGCGGTGTGGGATCAGGCGATCCTTCACCAGGCAGACTTTGGGCGGGCCAACCTAGCTGGGGCTAGCTTTAAAGCTGCGGATCTATCGGGGGCGAATCTATCCGGTGCCTACCTGCGAGGAGCCTATCTACGGGGAGCAATCCTGCAAAATGCTACTCTATCTGGGGCAGATTTGCAGCAGGCCAATCTCCGAGATGCGGTTCTGTCCTTAGATCAGCGATCGGTGGATCTATCGGGGGCCAATCTGCGGGGAGCGGATTTACGCAAGGCCAATCTCCATCAAGCGACGTTGCGCGGGGCAGACTTGACTGGGGCCAACCTCAGGGATGCTACGTTCACCCAAGCGGATCTGCTCGGAGCCACGCTCGCGGACACGGAGCGATCGCAGGCCCAGTTTGACTATGCCATTGGTCTCAATCCTGATGATGCTCAGCAGGTGCAGGAGGATTGGAGCCTAGGCGGTACGCCCTGTGTCTTTACCCTGGAGCGTACTGACATCCAGCGCCGCCGTCTGGAAGCCCGCCTCGATCGCCTGCGAACGACCCGCACCTGTTCCTACTGCGACCTGGTGGGGGCTGACCTCAGTGGGCTAGATCTGAGTCACGGCAATCTCAAGGGGGCCGATCTACGGGCGGCCAACCTGCGGGGTACAGATCTGCGGGATGCGAATTTGAGTGCGGTGAATCTTGATCCCCTGCCGGTGCTGGGTGCTGATGATCTCTGTTTCTATGCGGCGCTGATCCCGGATTTGACCCAAACGAATCTCAGCCGGGCCAATTTGGCAGACATGCAGGCGAGCCCTAGCCTCTTTACTGAGAGTGACCTGACCGGGGCGATCGCTCCCCCCGACTTTCTGGCCCAAGTGGAGCGCGATCGCAACTTGGTCCGCCTGCGCTCCACGGGGCAATGTCCTGGCTGCGACCTCCAAGGCGTAGATTTTACAGTCCAATCCCTCAGTCTAGCCGGGGCGAATTTGCGGGGAGCTAACCTCAGCTATGCCATCGTCTATCGCGAGTATTCCAGCACCCAACGCTCCTGGCCCGATGCGGTGGATCTGCGGGGGGCAGATCTCCGAGAGGCCAATCTCACCGGTGCCCAGCTCTCGCCAGAGTCTGGTCTAGATGGAGCCATCCTCTGTCGCACCACGCTTCCTGATGGCAGCAGCAGCGATCGCGATTGCCCTTAG
- the infC gene encoding translation initiation factor IF-3, whose translation MALTKKTRNRDLPTINERIRFPEIRVIDTDGAQLGIMPPSEALRIAEDKDLDLVLVSDKANPPVCRVVDYGKYKFEQEKKAREARKKQHTSDVKEVKMRYKIEEHDYNVRVNQAERFLKSGDKVKATVMFRGREIQHADLAETLLKRLAHDLQELAEVQQTPKREGRNMMMMLSPKKV comes from the coding sequence ATGGCTTTGACTAAGAAGACTCGTAATCGTGACCTGCCCACTATCAACGAACGGATTCGCTTTCCAGAAATTCGGGTCATTGATACAGACGGCGCACAGCTTGGCATTATGCCCCCATCCGAAGCCCTGAGAATTGCGGAGGACAAGGATCTAGACCTAGTTCTAGTCAGCGATAAGGCTAACCCACCGGTCTGCCGAGTGGTGGACTATGGCAAGTACAAGTTTGAGCAGGAGAAGAAAGCGCGGGAAGCCCGCAAAAAGCAGCACACCTCAGATGTGAAAGAGGTGAAGATGCGCTACAAGATCGAAGAGCATGACTACAACGTTCGGGTTAATCAGGCAGAGCGCTTCCTGAAGTCTGGAGACAAGGTAAAGGCGACGGTCATGTTTCGCGGACGAGAAATCCAACATGCGGATTTAGCAGAAACGTTGCTAAAACGTTTAGCCCATGATCTCCAGGAACTCGCCGAGGTGCAGCAAACGCCGAAGCGGGAAGGGCGCAATATGATGATGATGCTCTCTCCCAAAAAGGTTTAA
- a CDS encoding ComF family protein has translation MQIFNRLTKAVLGCLLDEGCLICQRPTPNHLCRDCDRQLRRCQVSQMPPSNLDHPLLAWGDYGGMLRQSIAMIKYHNCPQLARPLGQWLGQTWLDHQTKHPNPRPSKAPHPVVVPIPMYADKQRQRGYNQAELLADAFCQVTGLPLARRGLVRERDTSPQFELSGAEREANLQQAFRLGTVKGRSPVLILDDIYTTGATVRAALQVFQAADIPIQGVVALARAGSHLSGNPAPSLGVGDGVAVGAIARSVNRRRV, from the coding sequence ATGCAGATTTTTAACCGCTTAACCAAAGCTGTTCTTGGATGCCTGTTAGATGAGGGCTGTTTGATCTGCCAACGGCCCACGCCAAACCATCTCTGTCGTGACTGCGATCGTCAGTTGCGACGTTGTCAGGTGTCCCAGATGCCACCGTCGAATTTAGATCACCCCCTCTTGGCTTGGGGGGACTATGGGGGAATGCTCCGCCAATCGATCGCGATGATCAAATACCACAACTGTCCCCAGCTTGCCCGCCCTCTGGGGCAGTGGCTAGGGCAAACTTGGCTTGACCATCAAACCAAGCATCCCAACCCTCGTCCGTCTAAAGCTCCCCATCCCGTTGTGGTTCCCATTCCCATGTATGCCGACAAGCAACGGCAGCGAGGCTACAACCAAGCTGAACTGCTAGCCGATGCCTTTTGCCAGGTGACGGGACTACCGCTGGCCCGTCGCGGCTTGGTGCGGGAGCGGGATACTAGCCCTCAGTTTGAACTCTCCGGTGCGGAGCGAGAGGCAAACCTACAGCAGGCTTTTCGCTTGGGTACTGTGAAGGGGCGATCGCCCGTGTTGATTTTGGATGATATCTACACCACCGGCGCAACCGTCCGAGCTGCACTACAGGTCTTTCAGGCAGCGGATATTCCTATTCAGGGGGTGGTGGCCCTAGCCCGGGCGGGGAGCCATCTTTCCGGGAATCCTGCGCCATCCCTAGGAGTGGGCGATGGAGTGGCTGTTGGGGCGATCGCCCGATCCGTAAACCGGCGTCGGGTCTAG